In Spirosoma pollinicola, the genomic window CACTTTACCGTGGCGTTCAAGCATTACTTCGGCATGCTTCCAAGTGCCATTCGTGCAGACCAATCTGGCTAGTGTATGGATTGGGTTGAAAGCTGCTCGGTCACCGAAGATGGCAATCTGCCTGATTCATGAATGTGCCGAAGAGCGAAACGCCACCGGTGTCTGGCCAGTCTTCTGTTTGAAGAGTCGGCTAAAGTATTGCGGGTACTCGAAGCCAAGCTGAAAAGCCGTTTCATTGATCGACAGGGAGGTTGTAAGCAGGAGCCGTTTCGCCTTTTCAATTAAGGCCTGGTGGATATGCTGCTGGGTGTTTTGACCCGTTAGTATCCGTAGCATATCGCTCAGGTAGGCCGGTGACACGTTAAGCGCATCGGCGAAAAATTGTACCGATGGTAAAGGGAGTTCCGCATCCTGTGCGAAGTAGCCCGTTAATTCAGTCTCGAACCGGCTCAACAACGAACTGTCGTCGCGGTCGTGTTCAACGGCACTCCGGGTAACAAACTGCCGGTTATAAAAGCGGTCGGCGTAGGTTAACAGCAGATCGATCTGCCCGGCAAATACGTCCTGGCTGAAGGCATCTATAGGCCGTTCACATTCTGCCCGCAGGTTATCGAGTAACCGGTCGAGTACCGTTTCCTCCATGTCCGACAGGTGGAGGGCTTCATGGACAGCATAGGCGAAAAAGCCGTAGTTGCCGATTTTTTTGCCCAACGGGTGTTTCCTCAGCAAGTCCGGGTGAAAGACCAGCATCCACCCTGTTACCTGGCTTGTATCCAGCGATTCATCGACGAAGAATACCTGGCCGGGGGTCGAAAATCCCATGACACCCTCACTGAAGTCGTAGGGCCGATGGCCGTAATAAAGCAATCCTTTCAGATTTCGCTTCAAAAAAACGGTATATAGCTGGGGCACAATCGGCTTGTTCACGAAATGCCCGGTATTCGCCAGGGCCTGGCGATTGGCCGCTCCCAGGTCAATAAGGGTAAGCAATGGGTGCGCTGGTGCGGGGAGACCGTAAAATCGGGTGTACTCCGTAACGGTGTGCAGCGTCTGAATGTCTTTCGGCATGCTTTTTTGACTACAGTAAACCGATGTATTAACACACAGGCCGGATTGTTGATTAACTCGTTCGAATTAAACTGACAGGCTGGCCCGTGTGTTACTTGGTTAGCTAAAAACCGGATAGGCATCTCCTGCTACGCTGCCCACGGGCAGAATCGAATCGAGAGCAGCAAGCTCCGAGGGGCTTAGCAGGATATTGGCGGCTGCCACGTTCGCGTCTAAATAGGTCCGGCGTTTTGTGCCGGGTATGGCAACTACGCCCTGCGCAAGTACCCAGGCCAAAGCCAGTTGCGAGGCCGTAACCCCTTTGGCTTCAGCCATCGTTTTGAGTTTTTGTACTAACTCCAGATTCTTGTAAAAATTGTCGCCCTGATAGCGGGGAAACATACGGCGCGAATCGGTAGGCTCAAAATCGTCTGGCGATTTGATGGCCCCCGACAGAAAGCCCCGACCTAAAGGCGAGTAGCCTACAAAGCCGATGCCCAGCTCCCGTGTCGTTTCCAGTACGCCCGTTATTTCCACCCCCCGATCGAAGAGCGAATACTCACTCTCGATGGCCGTAATGGGATGCACAGCGTGCGCCCGCCGAATGATATCGGGAGACACTTCCGACAAGCCCAGATACCGAACCTTGCCTTCTTTGACCAGGTCGGCCATAGCCCCAACCGTATCTTCGATGGGCGTATTCGGGTCTAACCGGTGTAGATAATAGAGATCGATGTAATCCGTTTTGAGGTTCGTCAACGATCGCTCAATTGATTTACGAACGTAAGCGGGCTGTCCGTTGTAGGCGAAGGTAATCGTGCCCGCATCGTTAATCTCGAACCCGAACTTGGACGCAATCGTAACCTGATCACGCATACCAGCAATCGCTTTGCCAACCATTTGCTCGTTGGTAAATGGCCCGTAAAGGTCGGCCGTATCGAGCATCGTCACACCGAGTTCGAGCGCCCGGTGAATGGTGGCAATGCTTTCTGTTTCGTCGGGTGTTCCGTAAACGGTGCCGCCGGGAAAATCGGTCATTCCCATACATCCCAATCCCTCAACCGATACATTCAACCCCTGGCTACCCAGTTCTACTTTTTTTAACCTGTCCATATTGTGCTGTTAGTTAGCCTGTTTTGCAAGACAAAGGTCAGGCTAAGGGGCTCCCCGGCCGCTAAACGAATCGGAGTTTCTGCAACACAAAACGAAGCGGCAGCCTGTCGATTAGTAACAGGCTGCGTTTGCTGCCCTTGAACAGAATCCTGCCTCGCTCAACGGATTTTGGTTATCTTCTAGTAACAGACTTTCGGCTGGTGCAATGGTTAATGAACCATCACTGCTTCGGCGTTGAAAGTCCGACATCGGGAAGCGTAATTTTATCGAGCTGTGCCTGACGACACTGGGTATTGAACCGGCTAATATCCGTTTGAATCAGCATGTTCATGTCTGTTTTCAGGGGTTGCCAGATCGCGTTCAATTCGGATAGACGCTCTTGCTGGCCATCTGTAACAGTTGGCGTGTTTACATCAAGTTCACCTTTCAGGAAGATGTAGTCGGCACTTAATTTGTTCTCGAAATTAATAACATCGTCGTTTGATTTAGACTTCGGCTGTATAACTTTTTCTTCCCAAAGCTTGATCTTTTTTGCCAGGGCGCGGCCCGAATCGGCTACGGCTTTGAGGTTGGGTTTGTCGTCGATAAGATCGACCAGATCGTTGATTTGTTTCTGCGCTTTACGCATCCGATTAACGCCCAGATGAATTTCCTTCACGCCCTCTTCAATACCCATGAGCGTTTTCTGCTGCTGCTCATATTCGGTCGCTGGCGTGTTGATTCGCGGATCGGGCAGAATATTGAATGCTACCTGTTTCTCCTGTTTTCCTGATTTTACCCTGGCCTGATATCGTCCGGGAGCGAGCTTGCGGCCACTGTAATTGCCCTCAATGAATACGTTTTCGATAGCAGGTAATGTCTCGGCCCGCATGTCCCACACAAACCGATTCAGGCCCGGTCGTACGGTTAGCGTTGGCTCTGGCGATGGCCCACCGGGAAACTGAACAAATTTCTTGTCTTTCTTGCTGCTGAATGTGCGAACGGTGGCTCCCTGATCCGTTTTGATTTCCATTGTCAGGGTAGCACTGGTATCAACTTTGGCCGGTAATTGATAGTACATGACGACGCCCGTAGACGGGTTGGTGCCCGCAAAGCCAGTGCGGCCGGGGCTGCTTCCTGCGTCTTCATCATCTTCTTCTTCAACAACTTTATCCAGCGCACTTCCCCCCGACACGCGGTAGGCATCTTCGGGTTTATAGACAAACAGGCTGTCTTTACTCAGTTTCTCGTTGTATTGCCGAACCGGGCCCAGATCGTCCAGAATCCAGAATGACCGACCCGCCGTTGCCGCAATTAAATCGCCCTGATGAACTTTCAGGTCGGTAACGGGACTGACGGGCAGGTTGAGTTGCCAGGGACGCCACGTTGCTCCGTCATTGTAGGATATATACATCCCGGTTTCTGTACCGGCATACAGCAATCCTTTGCGTTCGGGGTCTTCCCGAACTGTTCGCGTAAAGGCCCCGTAAGGAATGCCCTTGATTATTTTCGTCCAGGTTTTGCCATAGTCAGTCGTTTTGTAGATGGCAGGGGCGAAGTCGTTGACTTTATAACGGGTTGTAGCAATGTAGGCGGTTGCTTTATCATGGGGCGATACCTCGATGCAATTGATCAGAGTCTCTTCCAGACCAGCGGGCGTTACGTTAGTCCAGGTCTTGCCGCCATCGCGGGTGAGCTGAACCAGCCCGTCGTCGCTGCCGGTCCAGAGAGTGCCTTTTTCGGATGGTGATTCCAGCACGTAGGTAATGGTTGCGTAGTTTTCACCACCGGCACCTTCGTTGGTGTAGGGCGCACCACCCCACCCAAGTTTGGTGGAGTCGTGGCGTGTCAGATCGGGCGAAACCGTTGTCCAGCTTTTACCCAGATCGGTCGTCTTAAAGAGCTTATTCCCCGCATGGTAAAAGGCATTGGGTTCGTGTTTCGACCAGATAATAGGCGCATTCCAGTTAAAGCGGTATTTCATTGTTTTGGCCTGCAATGCCTGGTACTGAATGGGCGATACCATGATGGGTTTGCCTTCGTGGGTTTGCTGGTCGAGTACTTCGATAGTGCCCTGATAACTGCCGCCCAGTACGTAGCGTGGGTCGTCGGGATTGAACGCCAGAAACGCACTTTCGCCACCCGCCGATGCGAACCAGTCTTTGTCGGTTATGCCGCTACCAGCCGTGGTTCGACTGGCAATCATTACAGATGTGTTGTCCTGCTGGCCACCATAGACATTGTACGGGAATCGATTGTCGGCATTGACCCGGTAAAATTGTGCCGTGGGCTGGTTGTTCTCCGACGACCACGATTTGCCGCCATTGAACGAAACCGCACTTCCTCCGTCGTTACTGAGAAACAGGTTCTTGTTGTTTTTAGGATTGATCCACAGGTGGTGGTTGTCGCCATGAGAACCCGGTATTGTGCTGAAGGTCTTGCCCCCATCAATGGATTTAAGCACCGATGTGTTGAGAACATATACCGTATTTTCGTCGACCGGATCGGCAAAAATTTCGATGTAATACCATGCCCGTTGTATGGTGCGGTGATCTTTACTGACCCGATTCCAGCTTTTGCCCGCATCCTCGGATAAGAAAACGCCCCCTTTTTCAGCTTTTGTGTCCGACTCGATAACGGCATAGACCCGGTTCGGATTTGCTTTGGATACCGAAATGCCCATTTTACCCAGCTCTTTCGGTAATCCCTTTTCCAGCTTCGTCCAGGTTTCACCCGCGTCCGTCGATTTATAAAGGCCGCTGCCTTTACCGCCACTTTGCACCTGCCAGGGCAGCCGTCGGTAATCCCACATCGACGCATAGAGAATACGTGGATTGGTCATGTCCATACTCAGGTCATTGCAGCCCGTAGTTGAATCGACGAACAGCACCTTTTTCCAGGTTTTACCCCCGTCTAAAGTTTTGTAAATACCCCGTTCCGCCGATGATCCGTGCAAAGCCCCCTGCGCAGCCACGAATGCCACATCGGGATTTTGCGGATGGACCCGAACGGCAGCAATATGACGGGTGAGGTCGAGGCCAAGGTGCTGCCAGGTTTTACCCGCGTCGGTCGATTTATACACCCCATTTCCATAGGAGGTCATGACCCCACGGGGAGCGTGCTCGCCCATGCCGACATAAACAACAGCCGGATCAGACTCGCAAATGCCGATTGCCCCTACCGACGAGGTTTTCATCTGCCCATCAGAAACATTCTTCCAGGTCATGCCTGCATCCTCCGTTTTCCAGACGCCCCCACCAACAGTACCCATATAATAGAGTTGCGGATCGCTGGTCACGCCCGACCCGGCCACCGAACGGCCACCCCGGAAGGGCCCGATATTCCGCCACTTGACGGGCTTGAAATACGGGTCATTTGTGAGGCCGGAATCTGCTACAGCTACAGCAGTTGTGGCTTTCTTTGCTGCTTTCGGCTTTTGAGCCAGCAACGGGCTTGTGAATGTGATGGAAAGGAGGAAAAATAGAATCTTTTGCATGGCGGCTGATTGGCAGAATTATCGTCAACCAAGATAGGGCGAAATCAGCAGATCATCACCCGCCTACCCGTTTCAGGATGCGTTATGAACCAGGGCTTCATCTTGAACACCGCTTCGATGGCGGCTTCGGTAAGTACCTCCTCGGCAGTTCCGATACCGTAGATGCGTGCCCGGTCGATCAGGATTACTTTATCGGCGTATTGTAAGGCCAGATTGATGTCGTGTACAATAACGAACACGATCATATTCTGCGAAGCCAGCTTGCGCACCAGGCTCAGAATCTGGTGCTGGTAGTGAATGTCCAGCGCTGAAATGGGCTCATCAAGGAAAAGATATTTTAAGGAGGTATCGTCTGGCTGGCGATGAAGCTGAGCCAGTACCCGCGCCAGATGCACTTTCTGTTTTTCGCCACCCGAGAGCGACGCAAAGCCACGTGTTTTGAACGAGAACATACCCACCGCATCAAGACATTCGTCAGCAATCTGTTTATCTTGGCTAGTCGGGTTCAGGTCGAAATACGGGTAACGGCCCATCATGACCACCTCTTCAACACGCAGATCGAACGGCAACGACAGTAATTGGGAGAGGACTGCTTTCTGCCGGGCCTGCGTCGCTAATGGAATGGATGTCAGTAGGTTATTGCCATACCAGACCTGCCCCTGCTGGGGTGTTTCGGTGCCGGTCAGTAGTTTGAGCAGCGTACTTTTCCCGGCTCCATTCGGCCCTAACATCATCGTGAATTCGCCCGGAAGCAAAGTCAGCGACACATCATCGATCAGACGGTTACCTCCAATTTGAAACGACAGGTTTTCGGCTCTAAGCATAGAAACCTCCTTTCTGAAATGACCGGGCATTCCGAACCAGCAACCAGATGAATACGGGAGCACCAACAAATGCCGTAATTACACCAATAGGGAACTCGGCGGGCGCCACCAGCCGGCGGGCAATCGTGTCGGCCAACGTTAGTAACGAGCTGCCCAGTAGGGCCGAGGCAATAACCAGGAAGCGATTGTCCGAGGTTTTCAGTAGTCGAAGCAGGTGCGGCACCACCAGCCCAACGAATGAAATCACGCCCACCATCGCCGTGCCGACGGCTACCAGCAGCGTATTTAACAGGAGTACCTGGATCTTGAGTCGGTCGATGTTGTAGCCCAGATGCCGCACTTCATCTTCGCCTAAAATCAGGATATTCAGCGCTTTGGTAAAACGAAGGGCCAGCAGAATGCCGATCATCGTAACGGGAAAGACAATAGCGAACTGCGTCCAGTCGGCACCGGAAAACGTTCCCAGGTTCCAGAATGTGATGGAACGGGCCTGCGGGTCGCGGGCAATGTACGAGAGAAAGCCCGTTCCACCAGCCGCCAGCGCATTGATGGCGATACCCGCCAGAATCATCGTGGCTACGTTCACTTTACCACTTATAGACGCAATCCGGTAGACGAGCAAGGTAGCGGCAAAGGCAAAAATGAAGGCCACGCAGGGGAGCAGAAACAGGCCAAGTGCATCGGTAAATGCCCAGTTGATATTCTTGCCGAGGACAAAGACAAGTGCCGCGCCCAATGCCGCGCCGGAACTGGTACCTACCAGCCCCGGCTCAACAATGGGATTACGAAACAGCGCCTGCATCAACACCCCCGACACCGACAACCCAGCCCCGACCGTAGCACAAAGTAAGACGCGCGGCAACCTGATTTGCAGAAAAAGCCCCTGCGAAACCGGATCGACATTCGTATTGGACAGCCCTACGCCATTCATCAGAATGTGGGTGATGTCAGCGAATGTCAAGTCGACGGCACCAATCCGCAGGGCGGCAATGATGGTAACCAGCAGGAGCACGGCTAAAAGGCTATACCATTGGCCTGGGGATAGTGAAGGTGGCTTCATAGGGTCGGTGTATGGGTGTAGTGAGTGTAGTGAGTGTAGTGAGTGGATAGGGCGTGGTTTACTGATGAATCAGCTTCATGAGCAATTGCACGTTCTCGCCGGTTCGGGGGCCGAGGTAGATCAGGTCGTGCTCTTCAATGCGGTAAATTTTCTTGTTCTTGCCCGCAGGGGTCAGGGCGATGCCGGGGAGCGTGGCTAATTTCTCGGCACTACCCAGCCGGTCGTAGCCAAAATCGGTTACCAGAATAATATCCGGCTGGGCTTTGCTGATGATTTCCGGGCTGAGAGGTTTCATGCCTTTCAGCGTGTCCATTACGTTCCTGCCACCCGCCATTTCGAGCATGTAGGAGGCCGTTCCCGCTTTGCCGATCACCAGGTAATTATTGATGACCCGACCGAAATGGATGATGGCTACTTTAGGCGTGGTTTTGTATTGCTTCACACTTTCGGCCGCTTTTGCCAGATCGGCATCCAGCTTCGTTTTCAGACTATCGGCCTGTTTTTGAGCGCTAAACTGAGCGGCTACTGTATCAAACAGCGCCTTGAC contains:
- a CDS encoding aldo/keto reductase codes for the protein MDRLKKVELGSQGLNVSVEGLGCMGMTDFPGGTVYGTPDETESIATIHRALELGVTMLDTADLYGPFTNEQMVGKAIAGMRDQVTIASKFGFEINDAGTITFAYNGQPAYVRKSIERSLTNLKTDYIDLYYLHRLDPNTPIEDTVGAMADLVKEGKVRYLGLSEVSPDIIRRAHAVHPITAIESEYSLFDRGVEITGVLETTRELGIGFVGYSPLGRGFLSGAIKSPDDFEPTDSRRMFPRYQGDNFYKNLELVQKLKTMAEAKGVTASQLALAWVLAQGVVAIPGTKRRTYLDANVAAANILLSPSELAALDSILPVGSVAGDAYPVFS
- a CDS encoding helix-turn-helix domain-containing protein, whose product is MPKDIQTLHTVTEYTRFYGLPAPAHPLLTLIDLGAANRQALANTGHFVNKPIVPQLYTVFLKRNLKGLLYYGHRPYDFSEGVMGFSTPGQVFFVDESLDTSQVTGWMLVFHPDLLRKHPLGKKIGNYGFFAYAVHEALHLSDMEETVLDRLLDNLRAECERPIDAFSQDVFAGQIDLLLTYADRFYNRQFVTRSAVEHDRDDSSLLSRFETELTGYFAQDAELPLPSVQFFADALNVSPAYLSDMLRILTGQNTQQHIHQALIEKAKRLLLTTSLSINETAFQLGFEYPQYFSRLFKQKTGQTPVAFRSSAHS
- a CDS encoding WD40/YVTN/BNR-like repeat-containing protein; amino-acid sequence: MQKILFFLLSITFTSPLLAQKPKAAKKATTAVAVADSGLTNDPYFKPVKWRNIGPFRGGRSVAGSGVTSDPQLYYMGTVGGGVWKTEDAGMTWKNVSDGQMKTSSVGAIGICESDPAVVYVGMGEHAPRGVMTSYGNGVYKSTDAGKTWQHLGLDLTRHIAAVRVHPQNPDVAFVAAQGALHGSSAERGIYKTLDGGKTWKKVLFVDSTTGCNDLSMDMTNPRILYASMWDYRRLPWQVQSGGKGSGLYKSTDAGETWTKLEKGLPKELGKMGISVSKANPNRVYAVIESDTKAEKGGVFLSEDAGKSWNRVSKDHRTIQRAWYYIEIFADPVDENTVYVLNTSVLKSIDGGKTFSTIPGSHGDNHHLWINPKNNKNLFLSNDGGSAVSFNGGKSWSSENNQPTAQFYRVNADNRFPYNVYGGQQDNTSVMIASRTTAGSGITDKDWFASAGGESAFLAFNPDDPRYVLGGSYQGTIEVLDQQTHEGKPIMVSPIQYQALQAKTMKYRFNWNAPIIWSKHEPNAFYHAGNKLFKTTDLGKSWTTVSPDLTRHDSTKLGWGGAPYTNEGAGGENYATITYVLESPSEKGTLWTGSDDGLVQLTRDGGKTWTNVTPAGLEETLINCIEVSPHDKATAYIATTRYKVNDFAPAIYKTTDYGKTWTKIIKGIPYGAFTRTVREDPERKGLLYAGTETGMYISYNDGATWRPWQLNLPVSPVTDLKVHQGDLIAATAGRSFWILDDLGPVRQYNEKLSKDSLFVYKPEDAYRVSGGSALDKVVEEEDDEDAGSSPGRTGFAGTNPSTGVVMYYQLPAKVDTSATLTMEIKTDQGATVRTFSSKKDKKFVQFPGGPSPEPTLTVRPGLNRFVWDMRAETLPAIENVFIEGNYSGRKLAPGRYQARVKSGKQEKQVAFNILPDPRINTPATEYEQQQKTLMGIEEGVKEIHLGVNRMRKAQKQINDLVDLIDDKPNLKAVADSGRALAKKIKLWEEKVIQPKSKSNDDVINFENKLSADYIFLKGELDVNTPTVTDGQQERLSELNAIWQPLKTDMNMLIQTDISRFNTQCRQAQLDKITLPDVGLSTPKQ
- a CDS encoding FecCD family ABC transporter permease, whose protein sequence is MKPPSLSPGQWYSLLAVLLLVTIIAALRIGAVDLTFADITHILMNGVGLSNTNVDPVSQGLFLQIRLPRVLLCATVGAGLSVSGVLMQALFRNPIVEPGLVGTSSGAALGAALVFVLGKNINWAFTDALGLFLLPCVAFIFAFAATLLVYRIASISGKVNVATMILAGIAINALAAGGTGFLSYIARDPQARSITFWNLGTFSGADWTQFAIVFPVTMIGILLALRFTKALNILILGEDEVRHLGYNIDRLKIQVLLLNTLLVAVGTAMVGVISFVGLVVPHLLRLLKTSDNRFLVIASALLGSSLLTLADTIARRLVAPAEFPIGVITAFVGAPVFIWLLVRNARSFQKGGFYA
- a CDS encoding heme/hemin ABC transporter substrate-binding protein encodes the protein MKIFRFLLLITLFSAGLLACTSTQKDQTEATGKQRIVCVAKQLTELIFALGAGDQLVGVDLSSTYPPAAQKITKVGYHRLLNAEGIIALKPTVVFHDGNVAPEAVMQQLEKVGVPMKVFKDAHTLPEVKALFDTVAAQFSAQKQADSLKTKLDADLAKAAESVKQYKTTPKVAIIHFGRVINNYLVIGKAGTASYMLEMAGGRNVMDTLKGMKPLSPEIISKAQPDIILVTDFGYDRLGSAEKLATLPGIALTPAGKNKKIYRIEEHDLIYLGPRTGENVQLLMKLIHQ
- a CDS encoding heme ABC transporter ATP-binding protein, with the protein product MLRAENLSFQIGGNRLIDDVSLTLLPGEFTMMLGPNGAGKSTLLKLLTGTETPQQGQVWYGNNLLTSIPLATQARQKAVLSQLLSLPFDLRVEEVVMMGRYPYFDLNPTSQDKQIADECLDAVGMFSFKTRGFASLSGGEKQKVHLARVLAQLHRQPDDTSLKYLFLDEPISALDIHYQHQILSLVRKLASQNMIVFVIVHDINLALQYADKVILIDRARIYGIGTAEEVLTEAAIEAVFKMKPWFITHPETGRRVMIC